Proteins encoded in a region of the Altererythrobacter ishigakiensis genome:
- a CDS encoding acyl-CoA synthetase produces MHPIHHAQARPDHPAVIMAGSGEMMTFGEMDAEANRFAHLLRAKGFAADDAFAVLLENRIEFYTLIWGSQRAGTMLVPISTRLTAPEIAYILKDSEAKLLITSRAFDDVLPGIRAEHPDLPVLIMDEAGEESFADALAAQSPEPIADQTAGLVMLYSSGTTGRPKGIRPKPPEDPDPQAVNPLIGLAVMGAGMPADGTMVYLSPAPLYHAAPIGWSSTVHRLGGTVVMMEKFDPETALAAIEKYQVTDSQWVPTHFVRFLKLPEEVRGKYDLSSHKRALHAAAPCPVPIKQQMIEWWGPIVNEYYAGSESIGMTMIHSPDWLTHPGSVGRAIHGTLHICGPDGEEVPAGEDGLIYFENEILPTYHNDPDKTKDAMHPKGWMTLGDIGHVDDEGFLYLTDRKSHMIISGGVNIYPQEIENLLVSHDKVMDAAVIGAPDPDLGEKVVAVVQPTDMSNAGDDFEQELRDYLSPQLARIKMPKLFDFRPDLPREANGKLYKRELRDEYAAKAQEGA; encoded by the coding sequence ATGCACCCTATTCACCATGCACAGGCCCGGCCTGACCACCCCGCAGTCATCATGGCGGGCAGCGGTGAAATGATGACCTTTGGCGAGATGGATGCCGAGGCCAATCGTTTTGCACACCTGTTGCGGGCGAAAGGCTTTGCTGCAGACGATGCCTTTGCTGTGTTGCTGGAGAACCGAATTGAGTTTTACACGCTGATCTGGGGATCGCAGCGTGCGGGCACTATGCTGGTGCCGATATCGACGCGGCTCACAGCACCTGAAATCGCCTATATCCTGAAGGACAGCGAGGCGAAGTTGCTGATCACTTCGCGCGCTTTCGACGACGTCCTGCCCGGGATCCGTGCCGAACACCCTGATCTGCCAGTCCTGATCATGGATGAAGCAGGTGAAGAAAGCTTTGCCGATGCACTGGCTGCGCAAAGTCCGGAGCCGATTGCTGACCAGACGGCGGGCCTGGTGATGCTCTATTCTTCCGGTACGACTGGCCGGCCCAAGGGCATCAGGCCCAAGCCCCCTGAAGATCCCGATCCACAAGCAGTGAATCCCTTGATAGGTCTTGCCGTGATGGGGGCTGGCATGCCGGCTGACGGCACCATGGTCTACCTGTCGCCGGCGCCGCTTTATCACGCTGCCCCGATTGGATGGTCATCCACCGTGCACCGCCTGGGCGGGACCGTGGTGATGATGGAAAAGTTCGATCCGGAGACCGCCCTTGCCGCGATCGAGAAATATCAGGTCACTGACAGTCAATGGGTGCCTACGCATTTTGTCCGTTTCCTGAAGTTGCCTGAAGAGGTTCGCGGCAAGTATGATTTATCGAGCCACAAACGCGCGCTTCATGCCGCCGCACCATGTCCGGTGCCCATCAAGCAACAGATGATTGAGTGGTGGGGGCCGATCGTGAACGAATATTATGCTGGTAGTGAAAGCATCGGTATGACGATGATCCATTCGCCAGATTGGCTTACTCATCCTGGCAGTGTCGGGCGCGCTATCCACGGCACCCTGCATATCTGTGGGCCTGACGGGGAAGAGGTGCCAGCGGGCGAAGACGGGCTGATCTATTTCGAAAACGAAATTTTGCCGACCTATCACAACGATCCGGACAAGACGAAGGATGCCATGCATCCAAAGGGTTGGATGACGCTGGGCGATATCGGCCATGTCGACGATGAGGGCTTCCTCTATCTAACTGATCGCAAGAGCCACATGATCATCTCTGGCGGGGTGAATATCTATCCTCAAGAGATAGAAAACCTGCTCGTCAGCCATGACAAGGTGATGGATGCTGCGGTGATCGGCGCGCCCGATCCCGATCTTGGCGAAAAGGTTGTTGCAGTCGTCCAGCCCACGGACATGAGCAATGCTGGTGACGATTTCGAGCAGGAGCTGCGCGACTATCTCAGCCCGCAATTGGCGCGCATCAAGATGCCCAAGCTGTTCGACTTCCGCCCGGACCTGCCGCGGGAAGCCAATGGCAAGCTCTACAAGAGAGAGTTGCGCGACGAGTATGCGGCGAAGGCGCAGGAGGGCGCGTGA
- a CDS encoding M23 family metallopeptidase encodes MIGSQILKTISRAAVLAAAGFAATAAAPALANTNAASVDIRDTVRDAQDESLLQGDVRYQQLFASWEALEENGEDAGTVTAPISVPSIMPLQDAKLTSGYGMRTHPVLGGRRKHKGIDLAAPTGTPIYATADGIIDRAEWFSSYGLFVEIDHGAELETRYAHMSRLAVAEGQWVSKGDLIGYVGSTGRSTGPHLHYEVRVSGVAVNPIPYMVEAPVIQQLAELEEASEVEGGQGGE; translated from the coding sequence TTGATCGGATCGCAAATCCTGAAAACTATTAGCCGCGCCGCAGTTTTAGCTGCAGCAGGCTTCGCTGCTACAGCGGCGGCACCAGCTCTCGCTAACACCAATGCTGCATCGGTCGATATCCGGGATACAGTTCGTGACGCGCAAGACGAATCACTTCTTCAAGGTGACGTTCGCTATCAGCAATTGTTCGCCAGCTGGGAAGCCCTGGAAGAAAACGGCGAAGATGCGGGAACTGTCACCGCTCCGATTTCCGTACCGTCTATCATGCCCCTTCAAGATGCGAAGCTGACCAGTGGATACGGGATGCGCACGCATCCGGTTCTGGGCGGCCGTCGCAAGCATAAGGGTATCGATCTGGCGGCGCCAACCGGTACACCCATCTACGCGACAGCGGACGGCATTATCGATCGTGCAGAGTGGTTTTCCAGCTATGGTCTGTTTGTTGAAATCGATCACGGCGCAGAACTTGAAACACGTTATGCTCACATGTCCCGGCTCGCAGTGGCTGAGGGGCAATGGGTCAGCAAAGGCGATCTGATTGGCTATGTTGGTTCAACAGGTCGCTCTACCGGACCGCATCTTCATTACGAAGTTCGTGTATCAGGTGTTGCAGTCAATCCGATTCCGTATATGGTGGAAGCTCCAGTGATTCAGCAGCTGGCGGAGTTGGAAGAGGCTTCGGAAGTTGAAGGCGGCCAAGGGGGCGAATAG
- a CDS encoding ferritin-like domain-containing protein encodes MASLATATRSALLTADPRAKAMATREVARNWRLGRLEFVFDVEMPDEPARPDQPELLPPNKMPKRGKGGSERGRIALWHSLAHIEFVAIDLALDIVGRFGSEMGREFVNDFLSVAADEAMHFALLARKLESLGSRYGELPAHGGLWQAAYETRDDIRARLAIVPMVLEARGLDVTPSTLQRVRSAGDENGAKILERILDDEIRHVGFGTKHFIALANEAEESPQKSWQNLVSRYFRGNVKPPFNDSARLAAGLSRDFYDAIAS; translated from the coding sequence ATGGCTTCGCTAGCAACCGCCACCCGGTCAGCGCTTCTGACAGCTGATCCGCGCGCCAAGGCCATGGCAACGCGTGAAGTCGCGCGCAACTGGCGCCTTGGTCGGCTGGAGTTTGTTTTCGACGTTGAGATGCCGGATGAACCCGCGCGTCCGGATCAGCCCGAGTTGCTCCCGCCCAACAAAATGCCAAAACGCGGCAAAGGCGGATCGGAACGCGGACGCATAGCTCTGTGGCATTCGCTGGCTCATATTGAATTCGTCGCGATCGACCTTGCGCTCGATATTGTCGGGAGGTTCGGTAGCGAGATGGGCAGGGAGTTCGTGAACGACTTCCTCTCCGTTGCAGCAGACGAGGCCATGCACTTTGCCCTTCTGGCTCGAAAACTTGAAAGTCTAGGCAGCCGATATGGTGAGCTGCCTGCGCATGGAGGGTTGTGGCAAGCAGCCTATGAGACCCGCGATGATATCCGCGCGCGGCTTGCGATTGTGCCAATGGTGCTGGAGGCGCGCGGGCTCGATGTCACACCGTCGACGCTTCAAAGGGTCAGATCAGCGGGCGACGAAAACGGCGCCAAAATTCTCGAACGAATCCTTGACGATGAGATTCGCCATGTCGGCTTTGGCACCAAGCACTTTATCGCACTGGCTAACGAAGCAGAAGAATCACCCCAGAAAAGCTGGCAAAATCTGGTTTCTCGCTACTTCCGTGGGAACGTTAAGCCACCATTTAACGACTCGGCGCGTCTTGCTGCCGGTTTATCGCGAGACTTCTACGACGCTATTGCTTCGTAA
- a CDS encoding peroxiredoxin: MSIFPDVGDAMPNIEMETPDGGVVKASDFAGQKLVVFFYPKDNTPGCTTEAKDFTALKGDFDQAGVALLGVSKDSAKKHQNFIAKHDLTTPLATDAEENGLSDALGIWTEKKMYGKTYMGMVRTTYLVGTDGKIAQVWNKVKVKGHAEEVLSAAKAL; this comes from the coding sequence ATGAGCATTTTCCCGGATGTTGGCGATGCGATGCCCAACATTGAAATGGAAACTCCCGATGGCGGCGTTGTGAAGGCTTCCGACTTTGCCGGCCAGAAGCTGGTTGTGTTCTTCTACCCGAAAGACAACACGCCGGGCTGCACGACCGAAGCGAAAGACTTCACCGCGCTTAAAGGCGATTTTGATCAGGCCGGCGTTGCGCTGCTTGGTGTCAGCAAGGATTCGGCAAAGAAGCACCAGAACTTCATTGCCAAGCATGATCTCACAACACCGCTTGCAACCGATGCCGAAGAGAACGGTTTGTCCGATGCGCTCGGCATCTGGACCGAAAAGAAGATGTACGGGAAGACGTACATGGGCATGGTGCGCACAACCTACCTTGTCGGTACCGATGGCAAGATCGCGCAGGTGTGGAACAAGGTAAAGGTGAAAGGGCACGCGGAGGAGGTGTTGTCCGCGGCGAAGGCGCTATAG
- a CDS encoding bifunctional [glutamine synthetase] adenylyltransferase/[glutamine synthetase]-adenylyl-L-tyrosine phosphorylase, which yields MNGDWQHALTRARAEAPFLARALERQPELADLLEQGSSDAALEWARQAGEGAPSTGVALRRERLAYATALAIGDLAGAFSLDFVMVELSDLADRALDLAINDAILRRVEGADLRGLIALGLGKHGAHELNYSSDIDPILLYDPDTLPRRERDEPGEAAQRYAREIVRTLSENTAEGYVFRVDLRLRPASEVSPLAISTNAALTHYESSALAWERAAFIRARACAGDIAAGEQFLSAIKPFVWRSSLDFGAIDEIRRLTERIRSNYKGPNEVGPGFNLKHGRGGIREVEFFAQTYQLIHGGRDPSLRLRGTRAALDALAAAGRIESSEATVLGAAYDRLRVVEHRLQMVGDRQTHALPAGDALDAVARLDGLDNGDVLLDDLRNVTDQVARAYDRLLDGGSDAVPIAPAVSPLADRLNALGFDEPETLAERVTGWRDGRYQALKSSAALDAFDAMLPALLEAFAGADDPERAMLRWESVLANAASAINLFRLLEARPGLFEQLMAILTLAPTLAEELGRRPELLDTLIDASAMDLPGNVATIAARMEAGDAARDYERQLDRIRIVTGELRFALGLQLVQGVHDPLDIAAALSRTAEAGLQVAHKAASTEFSVKHGQIVDSELMVLGLGRLGGGALTHASDLDIIYLFTGQTSAESDGERPLGGTHYYNRLSQRVSAALSVPTAHGALYEIDTRLRPQGAQGPLAVTIEAFEKYQREAAWTWEHMALTRARVLVGSDAARAQLEGLIANVLAQERDPARLREDVLKMRNEMAQHKPASGLLDVKLMRGGLVDLEFAVHFLQLRNGVALQPDLGTAILELIDQQLLPAEAKPAHDLLTRALVAGRLLAPDLATPPKSAASALADACDCETYDALLRRLREARQCVAAIWQQTFDLELEIEE from the coding sequence ATGAACGGTGATTGGCAGCATGCTTTGACGCGGGCGCGGGCGGAGGCGCCATTTCTGGCGCGCGCGCTGGAGCGGCAACCGGAGCTGGCGGACTTGCTGGAGCAGGGTAGCAGTGACGCTGCGCTCGAATGGGCCCGCCAGGCGGGCGAAGGGGCGCCTTCGACAGGTGTCGCTTTGCGCCGTGAACGTCTGGCTTATGCCACGGCGCTGGCGATTGGTGATCTGGCCGGGGCGTTTTCGCTCGATTTCGTGATGGTCGAATTGTCTGATCTGGCAGATCGTGCGCTTGATCTGGCGATCAACGATGCCATTCTGCGCCGGGTTGAAGGCGCCGACTTGCGCGGCCTCATTGCACTTGGGCTCGGCAAGCATGGCGCCCATGAACTCAACTATTCTTCCGATATCGATCCGATCCTGCTTTACGATCCAGACACTTTACCAAGGCGCGAACGTGATGAACCGGGGGAAGCGGCGCAGCGCTATGCGCGCGAAATTGTGAGGACTCTGTCTGAGAATACAGCGGAAGGATATGTTTTCAGAGTCGATTTGAGGCTTCGGCCCGCAAGCGAAGTCAGCCCGCTGGCGATTTCTACCAACGCTGCGCTGACCCATTATGAGAGCTCGGCTCTGGCGTGGGAACGCGCCGCCTTTATTCGCGCACGCGCCTGTGCCGGCGATATTGCGGCGGGCGAACAGTTCTTGAGCGCGATCAAACCATTCGTGTGGCGTTCCAGTCTGGACTTTGGTGCGATTGACGAGATTCGCCGACTGACCGAGCGTATCCGATCAAACTACAAAGGCCCCAATGAAGTAGGCCCGGGTTTCAACCTGAAGCATGGACGCGGCGGAATTCGCGAAGTCGAGTTTTTCGCGCAAACGTATCAATTGATCCATGGTGGCCGCGATCCATCCTTACGGCTACGCGGCACCCGCGCTGCACTTGATGCGTTGGCGGCCGCGGGTCGGATCGAAAGTTCAGAGGCGACTGTGCTTGGCGCAGCCTATGATCGCTTGCGAGTGGTCGAGCACCGTTTGCAGATGGTGGGTGACCGTCAAACGCACGCACTGCCCGCAGGTGATGCGCTTGATGCAGTGGCGCGGCTGGACGGGTTGGATAACGGTGACGTGCTGCTCGACGATCTACGCAATGTTACCGATCAGGTGGCCCGTGCATATGACCGATTGCTGGATGGCGGCAGCGATGCCGTTCCAATTGCACCGGCGGTGTCCCCGCTGGCGGACCGGCTCAATGCATTGGGCTTCGACGAGCCGGAAACGCTAGCGGAACGGGTGACGGGCTGGCGTGACGGGCGTTATCAAGCTCTCAAATCCAGCGCAGCTCTCGACGCGTTTGATGCCATGCTGCCCGCTCTGCTTGAGGCTTTCGCCGGAGCTGACGATCCTGAGCGCGCAATGCTGCGTTGGGAAAGCGTGCTTGCCAATGCAGCCTCTGCGATCAACCTTTTCCGCTTGCTCGAAGCGCGCCCGGGCCTGTTCGAGCAGTTGATGGCAATTCTGACGCTGGCCCCCACCTTGGCGGAGGAATTGGGGCGGCGGCCTGAATTGCTCGACACGCTTATTGACGCGAGCGCAATGGACCTGCCGGGCAATGTCGCCACAATTGCTGCACGCATGGAAGCAGGCGATGCAGCGCGAGATTATGAGCGTCAGCTTGACCGTATCCGTATCGTCACGGGCGAGCTGCGCTTTGCGCTTGGTCTGCAGCTGGTGCAGGGCGTCCACGATCCGCTTGATATCGCAGCGGCCCTTTCCCGGACGGCAGAGGCAGGTTTGCAGGTTGCACACAAAGCGGCCAGCACGGAATTTTCCGTCAAGCATGGCCAGATTGTCGATAGCGAGTTGATGGTCCTTGGCCTGGGCAGACTAGGGGGTGGAGCGCTGACGCATGCCAGCGATCTGGACATCATCTATCTCTTTACAGGGCAGACGAGCGCAGAGTCAGATGGAGAACGCCCGCTGGGCGGCACGCATTATTACAATCGCCTGTCTCAGCGCGTAAGCGCCGCTTTGTCAGTGCCGACCGCCCATGGCGCGCTTTACGAGATCGATACGCGTCTGAGGCCACAAGGTGCTCAAGGGCCGCTCGCTGTTACGATCGAAGCTTTTGAGAAGTATCAGCGCGAAGCGGCGTGGACCTGGGAGCACATGGCGCTTACCCGCGCGCGCGTTCTGGTGGGGAGTGATGCGGCGCGCGCGCAACTCGAGGGGCTGATCGCCAATGTGCTGGCGCAAGAGCGGGATCCGGCGCGGCTGCGCGAAGACGTGCTGAAAATGCGCAATGAAATGGCACAGCACAAACCCGCCAGCGGTCTGCTTGACGTGAAGTTGATGCGCGGCGGACTGGTTGATTTGGAATTTGCCGTTCATTTCCTCCAGCTGCGCAATGGAGTTGCGCTACAGCCTGATCTGGGCACAGCCATTCTCGAACTGATCGATCAACAGCTGCTTCCCGCAGAGGCGAAGCCAGCGCATGACTTGCTGACCCGCGCCCTGGTGGCAGGGCGGCTTCTTGCTCCAGATCTGGCGACGCCTCCGAAATCAGCCGCTAGCGCGCTGGCCGATGCGTGCGATTGCGAAACTTATGACGCGCTCTTGCGTAGACTGCGTGAGGCGCGGCAATGCGTCGCCGCGATTTGGCAACAGACATTTGATTTGGAACTGGAGATAGAGGAATGA
- a CDS encoding M28 family metallopeptidase, whose product MITTRIKTGFIAATAALTLTACDMMGTSEPALDIPEVAAGDISQATMVDITRTLSSDEFEGRMPGTIGEELTVALLTEKFEAAGLQPGNGDSWVQDVPLVEITGKNFAPLTITNGETDLVYDFGNEWVGVTYREDAQTQLANSELVFVGYGINAPERDWNDYEGVDVTGKTVVILVNDPDWQTQGLEGPFNGRAMTYYGRWTYKYEEAARQGAAGAIIVHDTEPASYGWNVVESSWSGAQAYPEYGANAPARTLVNGWVQMDVAREILSAAGQDLDALSEAAKSKDFKPVELGFTASTSFQNDIRKFMSKNVIGVLPGATRPDEYVIHTAHWDHLGRCTPAPDGDDICNGAVDNATGTAALVALAEAHGKAGAPDRSLVFLAVTAEESGLLGAHYYAENPVFPLAQTVGGINMDAFDMAGPAKDVTVVGPGKSQLDLFLEAALVADGRVQTPNPSPEAGYYYRSDHFAFAKRGVPMLYLDGGQDLIDGGREAGAALADDYRANRYHGPKDEFDENWDWSGVMADLQLFYRLGRMMAMSTSWPNWNEGDEFKATRDADCAGSETGC is encoded by the coding sequence ATGATCACAACAAGGATCAAGACCGGATTCATTGCAGCCACTGCCGCTCTAACGCTGACTGCCTGCGACATGATGGGCACAAGCGAACCAGCGCTTGATATCCCAGAGGTTGCAGCCGGCGATATTTCGCAAGCGACCATGGTGGATATCACGCGGACGCTATCCAGCGACGAGTTCGAAGGTCGGATGCCCGGCACAATAGGAGAAGAGCTGACAGTCGCACTTCTAACCGAGAAGTTCGAGGCCGCTGGCTTACAGCCGGGCAATGGCGATAGCTGGGTTCAGGATGTCCCATTGGTCGAAATCACCGGCAAGAATTTCGCACCTTTGACAATCACCAATGGCGAAACCGATCTGGTCTATGACTTCGGTAACGAATGGGTTGGCGTGACCTATCGCGAGGATGCACAAACCCAGCTTGCGAATAGCGAGCTGGTGTTCGTGGGCTATGGCATCAATGCGCCCGAGCGCGACTGGAACGATTACGAAGGGGTGGATGTAACAGGCAAGACCGTTGTCATCCTTGTCAATGACCCCGACTGGCAAACTCAGGGACTGGAAGGCCCCTTCAACGGCCGTGCGATGACCTATTACGGACGGTGGACGTACAAATACGAAGAGGCTGCAAGGCAAGGTGCAGCAGGCGCGATTATTGTTCATGACACCGAACCGGCGAGCTACGGGTGGAATGTGGTTGAATCGAGCTGGTCAGGTGCTCAGGCCTATCCCGAATATGGCGCCAATGCACCGGCCCGCACACTTGTAAACGGCTGGGTCCAGATGGATGTAGCGCGCGAGATCCTGAGCGCTGCCGGGCAAGACCTTGATGCCTTGTCCGAAGCTGCGAAGAGCAAGGATTTCAAGCCGGTCGAGCTCGGCTTTACTGCGTCGACCAGCTTCCAGAACGACATTCGCAAGTTCATGTCGAAGAATGTGATCGGCGTGCTGCCGGGGGCGACGCGCCCGGACGAATATGTTATCCACACGGCCCACTGGGATCACCTAGGCCGCTGCACGCCTGCGCCCGACGGTGATGACATCTGCAACGGCGCGGTCGACAACGCCACCGGCACCGCAGCGTTGGTTGCACTGGCGGAAGCGCACGGTAAAGCTGGGGCACCCGATCGCAGCCTGGTGTTTCTGGCGGTAACCGCAGAGGAATCGGGCCTGCTCGGCGCGCATTACTATGCCGAAAACCCGGTCTTCCCGCTCGCGCAGACCGTCGGCGGCATCAACATGGATGCATTCGATATGGCCGGTCCAGCGAAAGACGTGACTGTCGTTGGGCCTGGTAAGTCTCAACTCGACCTGTTTCTCGAGGCCGCGCTGGTTGCGGACGGGCGCGTGCAGACACCAAACCCGTCGCCCGAAGCCGGTTACTACTACCGCAGCGATCATTTCGCCTTCGCAAAGCGCGGCGTGCCGATGCTGTATCTCGATGGCGGGCAGGATCTGATCGATGGCGGTCGGGAAGCCGGAGCAGCCCTGGCCGACGACTATCGCGCCAATCGCTATCACGGACCAAAGGACGAATTTGACGAGAATTGGGACTGGTCGGGCGTGATGGCCGATTTGCAGCTGTTCTATCGCTTGGGCCGGATGATGGCGATGAGCACAAGCTGGCCCAACTGGAACGAGGGCGACGAATTCAAGGCGACCCGCGATGCGGATTGTGCCGGCAGCGAAACCGGCTGCTGA
- a CDS encoding agmatine deiminase family protein, with protein sequence MPPEWAPQDWLWIGFPHLADEWPGYLEAAQEQIAAFASVVAEGGQEVRLLVRDEANEARARELVSASIKLERRVYGDVWLRDTGPLVRGDGSALRCGFNGWGGKYLMPGDQSIGAEIAYDAGLAVIDGDWILEGGAVDGDGTGIALTTEQCLLNANRNPHLSRADIEARLARDLGFTQVVWLGDGLINDHTDGHVDNLARFVAPGEVVLPRATGGDDPNAAIYADAKARILDAGLNLHEIPSPGLVERDGQIEPASYVNFAITTHLVVVPTFGSPHDDDGVAAIGELFPDRETVGLPGDAVLAGGGGFHCASQQMPRL encoded by the coding sequence ATGCCGCCTGAATGGGCACCGCAGGACTGGCTGTGGATCGGCTTCCCGCATCTGGCCGATGAATGGCCGGGCTATCTTGAGGCGGCGCAAGAACAGATTGCCGCTTTCGCGAGCGTCGTCGCGGAAGGCGGACAAGAGGTGCGCCTGCTGGTGCGCGACGAAGCCAATGAAGCGCGCGCGCGTGAGTTGGTCTCTGCCAGCATCAAGTTGGAGCGCCGGGTCTATGGCGACGTCTGGTTACGCGATACCGGGCCGCTGGTGCGCGGCGATGGATCCGCGCTGCGTTGCGGTTTCAATGGCTGGGGCGGCAAATATTTGATGCCGGGGGACCAAAGCATTGGTGCCGAAATCGCATATGATGCGGGATTGGCAGTCATTGACGGTGACTGGATACTGGAGGGTGGTGCCGTTGACGGAGATGGGACCGGCATTGCGCTGACCACCGAGCAATGCCTGCTCAACGCAAACCGCAACCCGCATCTCTCGCGCGCAGATATCGAAGCGCGGCTAGCGCGCGATCTGGGATTTACGCAGGTCGTGTGGCTAGGCGACGGACTGATCAACGATCACACCGATGGCCATGTCGACAATCTCGCGCGCTTTGTTGCGCCGGGAGAAGTTGTTTTGCCGCGCGCCACAGGCGGCGATGATCCCAATGCAGCGATCTATGCCGATGCGAAGGCCCGCATTCTTGATGCCGGGCTAAACCTACACGAGATTCCGTCGCCTGGCCTGGTCGAGCGAGACGGACAGATCGAACCGGCCAGCTACGTCAATTTCGCGATCACGACGCATCTGGTAGTGGTGCCAACGTTCGGCTCGCCGCATGATGACGACGGCGTGGCGGCGATTGGGGAGCTTTTCCCGGATCGCGAAACAGTCGGTTTGCCGGGGGATGCAGTCCTCGCAGGCGGGGGTGGGTTCCACTGCGCCAGCCAGCAGATGCCGCGCCTATGA
- the thrS gene encoding threonine--tRNA ligase, producing MTELLKISLPDGSVREVEPGSTPADIAAAIGPGLAKAALAARVDGELRDLNRPFDGDAELALITSRDEADALELARHDYAHVLAEAVQSLWPGTQITFGPATDDGFYYDVMAPASRDPFGMDDLPAIEEEMRRIIKADKPLRREVWSRQQLIEKWEAEGETFKAEWAKELPENEELTVYWSGDDWLDMCRGPHLASTGKLDPDAFKLMRVAGAYWRGDQSNAQLTRIYGTGWLNKKQLNAHLHRLEEAALRDHRKLGREMDLFHLQEDAHGSVFWHPNGYKIWRELEAYMRRKMDGAGYQEIKTPQVMDARQWEQSGHWGKYRENMFVIPDEVPNTEDEGEIISGDADWMALKPMNCPAHVLVFKQGITSYKELPIRLGEMGCCHRNEPHGALHGLMRVRQFTQDDAHIFCTEAQIVDEVRAFCELADSVYKDFGFTYHIKLALRPEQRFGSDEDWDKAEQELRDAVIEAGMATEEYGWEELPGEGAFYAPKLEWHLTDAIGRTWQVGTIQSDRVLPERLDATYIGEDGGKHRPVMLHRAIFGSYERFIGILIEHYAGRMPVWLAPVQAVVATITSEADGYGEQAVAKLEAAGIRVESDFRNEKINYKVREHSLAKVPHLLVVGMREAEEGTVAVRTLGEKHQRVMSLDEAIAMLKQEATAPDLRG from the coding sequence ATGACCGAACTTCTGAAGATCAGCTTGCCCGATGGATCAGTGCGCGAAGTCGAGCCTGGATCGACCCCGGCAGACATTGCGGCCGCGATTGGACCGGGCTTAGCCAAGGCCGCGCTCGCCGCGCGTGTCGACGGGGAACTGCGCGATCTCAATCGGCCGTTCGATGGCGATGCCGAACTGGCGCTGATTACCTCCCGTGACGAGGCCGACGCGCTCGAACTCGCCCGCCATGACTATGCGCATGTTTTGGCAGAGGCGGTGCAATCGCTGTGGCCAGGCACGCAAATCACGTTTGGTCCGGCGACTGACGATGGCTTCTATTATGACGTGATGGCGCCCGCTAGCCGCGATCCCTTTGGCATGGATGATTTGCCAGCGATCGAAGAGGAAATGCGGCGGATCATCAAAGCGGACAAGCCGCTGCGCCGCGAAGTCTGGTCGCGCCAACAGCTGATCGAGAAGTGGGAAGCTGAAGGCGAGACCTTCAAGGCGGAATGGGCCAAAGAGCTACCTGAGAATGAAGAGCTGACAGTTTACTGGTCAGGTGATGACTGGCTCGACATGTGCCGCGGGCCGCATCTGGCCTCGACCGGCAAGCTTGACCCGGACGCCTTCAAGCTGATGCGCGTTGCGGGCGCGTATTGGCGCGGCGATCAAAGCAATGCGCAGCTGACGCGCATCTACGGAACCGGCTGGCTGAACAAGAAGCAGCTGAATGCGCACCTCCACCGTTTGGAAGAGGCCGCCTTGCGCGATCACCGCAAGCTCGGACGCGAGATGGACCTGTTCCATTTGCAGGAAGATGCGCATGGCAGCGTGTTCTGGCATCCCAATGGCTATAAGATCTGGCGCGAGCTTGAGGCCTATATGCGCCGCAAGATGGACGGTGCCGGCTATCAGGAAATCAAGACGCCGCAAGTGATGGACGCGCGCCAGTGGGAGCAATCGGGCCACTGGGGCAAATATCGGGAGAACATGTTCGTCATCCCTGACGAGGTTCCGAACACCGAAGACGAAGGCGAAATCATCTCCGGCGATGCCGACTGGATGGCGCTGAAACCGATGAACTGCCCCGCGCATGTGCTGGTCTTCAAGCAAGGCATCACCAGCTACAAGGAACTTCCGATCCGACTGGGCGAAATGGGCTGTTGCCACCGCAACGAACCACACGGCGCGCTGCACGGCCTAATGCGCGTGCGTCAGTTCACGCAGGATGATGCGCATATCTTCTGTACCGAGGCGCAGATCGTCGATGAAGTGCGCGCTTTCTGCGAACTTGCTGACAGCGTCTACAAGGATTTCGGCTTCACCTATCACATCAAGCTGGCGCTGCGCCCGGAGCAGCGGTTCGGTTCTGATGAGGACTGGGACAAGGCGGAGCAAGAACTGCGCGACGCCGTGATCGAAGCGGGCATGGCGACAGAGGAGTATGGCTGGGAAGAATTGCCTGGCGAAGGCGCTTTTTATGCGCCCAAGCTCGAATGGCATTTGACCGATGCGATCGGCCGCACATGGCAGGTGGGCACGATCCAGTCTGATCGCGTGCTGCCAGAGCGGCTCGATGCAACCTATATCGGCGAAGATGGCGGGAAGCACCGCCCCGTCATGTTGCACCGCGCGATCTTCGGTTCCTACGAGCGCTTCATCGGGATCCTGATCGAACATTACGCCGGGCGGATGCCGGTGTGGCTCGCGCCGGTTCAAGCTGTGGTGGCGACGATCACCTCTGAGGCGGACGGATACGGAGAACAGGCGGTCGCCAAGCTGGAAGCTGCGGGCATCCGTGTTGAGAGCGACTTCCGCAACGAGAAGATCAATTACAAGGTTCGCGAGCATTCACTCGCGAAGGTTCCGCACCTGCTTGTTGTCGGAATGCGCGAAGCAGAGGAAGGCACCGTTGCCGTGCGGACACTGGGCGAGAAGCATCAACGCGTGATGAGCCTGGATGAAGCGATTGCGATGCTGAAGCAAGAAGCAACCGCGCCTGATCTGCGCGGCTAA